Sequence from the Rhinoderma darwinii isolate aRhiDar2 chromosome 1 unlocalized genomic scaffold, aRhiDar2.hap1 SUPER_1_unloc_27, whole genome shotgun sequence genome:
ttgcgtggggggggggggggccagtaagaatttttgcatcggggcccatgagcctctagctacgcccctgaccagaGGTAAATTTGACCAAAGATTTAGATGGAGAAAAGTAAGGGATCCAGAACACTGAGACCCATGAGGGAGCGATAGTAAATCTTTAGTTGGTAaggtatgaggagatccaggagagggccaagtctgtgatgtcaagggactagagaatttgtatcaggaggGTGTGATCGACTGTGccgaaggtggtggacaggtctagaaggaggagcacagagtaatgtagaagcagaggacaggtctagaaggaggagcacagagtaatgtagaagcagaggacaggtctagaagaaggaggagcacagagtaatgtagaagcagaggacaggtctagaaggaggagcacagagcaatgtagaagcagaggacaggtctagaaggagaagcacagagtaatgtagaagcagaggacaggtctagaaggaggagcacagagcaatgtagaagcagaggacaggtctagaagaaggaggagcacagagtaatgtagaagcagaggacaggtctagaaggagaggcacagagtaatgtagaagcagaggacaggtctagaaggaggagcacagagtaatgtagaagcagaggacaggtctagaaggaggagcacagagtaatgtagaagcagaggacaggtctagaaggaggagcacagagtaatgtagaagcagaggacaggtctagaaggaggagcacagagtaatgtagaagcagaggacaggtctagaaggaggagcacagagtaatgtagaaacagaggacaggtctagaaggaggagcacagagtaatgtagaagcagaggacaggtctagaaggagcacagaataatgaaGAAGTGGGGGAACAGGTTTAAAAGGAAAAGCACCAAGTAATGTAGACGATGGAGGACAGGTCACGCtttacagaagtctgtgtgtaagatgtgactgctaAGTGATAAGATGATGCAGAGATCCTGCACACCCAGCACAATACATGCTGCTTCCTCACACTAAACTACCAGGACATACACACTGTATTGGTGGGACGTACTGCgcatgcacactggtctggcgggaccttccgcgcctgcgcactggtctggcgggaccttccgcgcctgcgcactggtctggcgggaccttccgcgcctgcccactggtctggcgggaccttccgcgcctgcccactggtctggcgggaccttccgctcctgcccactggtctggcgggaccttccgcacatgctcgcaggactggcgggaccttccgcacatgctcgcaggactggcgggaccttctgcACATTCACACGTGACCGCCGGTTCCCATTAACCATGGTTAGTATCTGTCTTTCAGATGTGAATAAAGTTACTATCCGGTAAAATAATCTACAAGGAAAAGGGGAATACTATAATAATTAAGAATTTTAGATGTCTCTGAAGATCCAGGATCTctgaggtaacttctaatatctgtaaaaacttatattaggggtgtattcattcataaagggcatctgtcacattgaccaccagtctgatctgttggcagcaaattatatagcaggaggacctgagcagattgtgtctctccattcacttctataggagttacaggaaccgcctaacaaggccatccagaggtggagccgcatctatcagacatttctgccatatcctggggagagttgtccgtgttgggaatacccctttattccatgtggtgacggctctgagaagatgtttctctcaatgatgaataagtgaggttctgtatgtcacacatgatgttgtcccctgtatgatttccatcttctcctttcttcataaagacgtctgcagtactagatcctccagttcctccagttttctcatcttctcctccacaacgttccttctcctgaatgacccaccaaggatggacaagcacaggaatgagatgagcagaagaatattagacttcaccttggagatcatctacctgttgagcggagaggtaaacttttctacattatagaacaagtcccacatagggaagggacaatacataataggaataatccagtgtcctgtataacaacgtccagaccttccaagtgacgtcaagaagctgaagatcagccaccaatatggtcagttatgtgtcatgtcaccaatgcagcaatagtaatgttgtagtgcaatgagaatgaccaggaaccaggaggatcaggatgacctctatatagaaacataggagatgacggcaggaggagagcacatggtccatctagtccccccaatattatttcctttttagttttggcctcgttctattttctcaatgtctttttgtaggtgaggtctccagtattacagatgtggggtcactagaggtctatacagcggggtcacaatctccctctttctactgaggggggaatactgtgttcagttctctaagtgtctctctccatacacaggagtacacaatagtgaagaagacatcgggtgactgtacgagtcccatcatccatgagtcaggaggatggagcagtagtcccatcacagagcctccccctcactcccggatacatgagaagaagatcttagaactgatctacaagatgacggagctgctgactggagaggtgacactgctgggaatgctgggaaattctccagtaacagcactggaggtgtctgggtaatgactgtatcattgtgtgtgtcaggttcctataaggtgtcaggatgtcactgtctatctctccatgaaggagtgggagtatctagaaggacacaaggatctgtacgaggaggtcatgatggaggactaccggccccgcacatcacaaggtgagaagagacagatatatattgccattactgtgggcacaggctggactggcggtcatgttgaggccttaataccgtcatgtgcagcacatatacacgtgtgtacaatgacatgtaatgtaggagctccacaatttCGGCTCCTTTTACATCACATTAGAGCCCTACGTTtcgtgctgccggctgctcataactctgcattacaggtcacattacattgtacagcgctggcgggcgttctggatacaggagccatgaagACGGGCAGTACGCGctgtctcctaatgcagagttatgggcaGCCGGCAGGGTGGACTATGGGCAGTCGTGCTGTAGTCAGAAGTAAACCTGGTAATACAAGTCATGTAGAAAGACGATTATCggcacactccggcagtataatagtttcctatataatgtcagtataatcggaggttctctttaatattacaagttatgggcactagattctggagatgggacgctgatccagggatttattctgatttccagatttggagtcggggaggagttttcctctaatgagacaattgtcatccacctcatgggggttttgtcttcctctggatcaacacggtcggattataggttggtcttgatggacttgtgtcttttttcatccttagtaactgtaacacagaatgtatgaAGCTAAATTTACCACGAATATAAAGTACAACGTGttccgaaaaaacaatctcacaatgtcttggataagtaaaatctt
This genomic interval carries:
- the LOC142671138 gene encoding oocyte zinc finger protein XlCOF8.4-like: MDKHRNEMSRRILDFTLEIIYLLSGEEYTIVKKTSGDCTSPIIHESGGWSSSPITEPPPHSRIHEKKILELIYKMTELLTGEVPIRCQDVTVYLSMKEWEYLEGHKDLYEEVMMEDYRPRTSQDLESGRSFPLMRQLSSTSWGFCLPLDQHGRIIDGSSRRNPPERCPSPLYSQDCPEENPNVPENHQGEDLTNIKTEDEEEERVRVDQPCKSEPEEEIPGGVTRVVTPTSWPLPPKPSEIPMKTPPVMSRREIRIRL